One segment of Hippopotamus amphibius kiboko isolate mHipAmp2 chromosome 4, mHipAmp2.hap2, whole genome shotgun sequence DNA contains the following:
- the MPLKIP gene encoding M-phase-specific PLK1-interacting protein yields MHRQNFRPPTPPYPGPGVGGWGSGSSFRGTPGGGGPRPPSPRDGYGSPHHTPPYGPRSRPYGSSHSPRHGGSFPGGRFGSPSPGGYPGSYSKSPAGSQQQFGYSPGQQQTHPQGSPRTSTPFGSGRGREKRMSNELESYFKPSMLEDPWAGLEPVSVVDISQQYSNTQTFTGKKGRYFC; encoded by the exons ATGCACCGGCAGAATTTCCGACCCCCGACTCCTCCTTACCCCGGCCCGGGTGTAGGAGGTTGGGGTAGCGGGAGCAGCTTCCGGGGCACCCCGGGCGGAGGCGGGCCGCGGCCGCCATCCCCGCGGGACGGGTACGGGAGTCCACACCACACGCCGCCGTACGGGCCCAGGTCTAGGCCCTACGGGAGCAGCCACTCTCCGCGACACGGCGGCAGCTTCCCTGGGGGCCGGTTCGGGTCTCCGTCCCCTGGCGGCTACCCTGGCAGCTACTCCAAGTCCCCCGCGGGGTCCCAGCAGCAATTCGGCTACTCCCCAGGGCAGCAGCAGACCCACCCCCAG ggtTCTCCAAGGACATCTACACCATTTGGATCAGGGCGtggtagagaaaagagaatgtcTAATGAGTTGGAAAGTTATTTCAAGCCTTCAATGCTTGAAGACCCTTGGGCTGGCCTAGAACCAGTATCTGTAGTGGATATAAGCCAACAATACAGCAATACTCAAACATTCACAGGCAAAAAAGGAAGATACTTTtgttaa